The Arctopsyche grandis isolate Sample6627 chromosome 5, ASM5162203v2, whole genome shotgun sequence genome includes a window with the following:
- the LOC143911790 gene encoding uncharacterized protein LOC143911790, whose protein sequence is MTSPALVTTCLLLLSIKLALSANPPLLRQMDALPDTTIRQDFRTHPRNIDVDVTRQSLPKAVQKRKFVKHPILITKEDVDPQNAIVEDNVIVESNILRLIRPSAKKNEIPRIKRYEDLPHKRVTRGWNLQYVVVPQQYYYYKKKKPVRYHHAY, encoded by the coding sequence TTCTTCTGTCCATCAAGTTGGCCTTGTCAGCCAACCCACCTCTGCTGCGTCAAATGGACGCCCTACCAGACACCACCATCAGACAGGACTTCAGGACCCACCCCAGGAACATAGACGTAGACGTCACCAGACAATCCCTACCCAAGGCAGTCCAAAAGCGCAAATTCGTAAAACACCCCATCCTCATCACGAAAGAAGACGTTGACCCTCAAAACGCCATCGTCGAAGACAACGTGATCGTCGAATCCAACATCCTCCGCCTGATTCGACCTAGCGCCAAGAAGAACGAGATCCCCAGAATCAAACGCTACGAGGACCTACCCCATAAGCGAGTCACTCGAGGATGGAACCTTCAGTACGTGGTGGTACCCCAACAGTACTATTACTACAAAAAGAAGAAGCCGGTGCGCTACCATCACGCCTATTGA